Proteins from one Rosa chinensis cultivar Old Blush chromosome 7, RchiOBHm-V2, whole genome shotgun sequence genomic window:
- the LOC112178214 gene encoding putative disease resistance protein RGA3 isoform X2: MAEALVNLLVEQLGSVVYHHTSEGATLVLNAKKDVDKFRSTLKLIQNVLQDAEKKQVSDPAVRDWLDELKDVSYKMDDVLDAWNTEIGKREAENQETQGSDAEVRFSFRSNCFCLARLNVLTRRYKIGRAMKDLNAELTQIYDDKNQFSFQSTMHAAAVNVEQPNPRSFTSSFVDISTIFGRQVQKDRLVTELLRRREGRPGLVIPIVGMGGLGKTTLAQLVFNDAQVQAHFDIKAWVCVSDPFDVIKIAKAIFRQLGGTRVTSEELQRQLGGTRVTSDELQTILDDIQNLVKKKEDEKEKKILLVLDDVWTEDDREWDSLKLQVLMQSCSEGSRILVTTRKQEVARMMRATRDMITLGKLSDLDSLDLFNSIAFLDREEDSNKVFGDIAEKIVRKCDGLPLVLKTLGSLLMPKQTIREWEEVLNSELWNVDRVKDEIFGPLLLSYYDLAPEIRSCLLYCATYPKNHEFNKEILIEQWMSQGYLNVGGNKEESTQGREVFTKLVMRSFFQDFMQDALTKEIIGCKMHDTVHDFVQYLTQNECLTMKATGTHGTETSSANDRVRHLTLMSAPKGPFPSLISKLANSKILHTLTTFGSRITAIDSNLISQWKCLRTLNLSGNKIRQLPEEIGDLTHLRYLDLSYCINLSSLPDGVCNLYNLQTLRLCRCTRLEELPDNMGKLINLKHLHVYHWLKYLPKGIRRIRNLRTLDGGTSVYCSEDAEALTLGDLRMMNQLRRLDIVISRVGENAASEAAKAELNQKLDLSYLKLFLLLGRDKDVNAGVMNALRPHENLDSLVIGGYHGPTWPNWMTTSYLKRLTVFHLCPSDSSVLPPLGKLPSLKVVKLMDMSRLKEIGAEFYGVEEETSSSSSSFPSLETLFLGGLFSLEKWELGGKAEEEGSSNSQMKSISIMPRLSSLHILECSRLKQLPDFLLQNAPLQNLLIKNCQSLPASLPDEFISRIPNVAITGYGVDPLFKGGTSLYEVSINSLPRSANEVQRPYENRIIYDLV, from the exons ATGGCCGAGGCACTCGTCAACCTCCTTGTTGAACAATTGGGTTCAGTTGTTTACCACCACACAAGTGAAGGGGCGACACTGGTCTTGAATGCCAAGAAGGACGTTGACAAGTTCAGAAGCACCCTCAAACTTATCCAGAATGTGCTTCAAGATGCTGAGAAGAAGCAAGTGTCGGATCCCGCGGTGAGAGACTGGTTGGATGAGCTCAAAGACGTGTCGTACAAGATGGATGACGTGCTGGACGCTTGGAACACTGAAATTGGGAAACGAGAAGCTGAGAATCAAGAAACACAAGGTTCTGATGCGGAGGTACGTTTCTCATTTCGTTCCAATTGCTTTTGTCTTGCTCGATTGAATGTGCTAACTCGTCGTTATAAGATTGGTAGAGCAATGAAAGATCTGAATGCAGAGTTAACTCAGATTTACGACGACAAAAACCAGTTTAGCTTTCAATCCACCATGCATGCTGCTGCAGTTAATGTTGAACAACCTAATCCACGATCTTTCACTTCATCTTTCGTTGATATATCGACCATATTTGGGCGACAAGTTCAAAAAGACAGGCTGGTGACTGAGTTGTTAAGGCGAAGGGAAGGGAGGCCCGGCCTTGTCATCCCCATTGTAGGAATGGGAGGATTGGGGAAAACAACTTTGGCCCAATTAGTCTTTAACGATGCACAAGTTCAAGCCCATTTTGATATCAAAGCATGGGTTTGTGTCTCAGACCCTTTTGATGTCATCAAGATTGCAAAAGCAATCTTTAGGCAACTCGGTGGTACTCGAGTTACTTCAGAGGAGTTGCAAAGGCAACTCGGTGGTACTCGAGTTACTTCAGACGAGTTGCAAACTATATTAGATGATATTCAAAATCTTGTCAAGAAAAAAGAggatgaaaaggaaaagaagatccTTCTTGTCCTAGACGATGTGTGGACCGAAGACGACAGAGAGTGGGATAGTTTAAAATTACAAGTATTAATGCAAAGCTGTTCTGAAGGCAGTAGAATTCTGGTGACCACTCGAAAGCAGGAGGTTGCTCGAATGATGAGAGCAACTAGGGACATGATCACTTTGGGGAAGTTGAGTGATTTAGATTCTTTGGACCTATTCAATAGTATTGCATTTCTGGATAGGGAAGAAGATTCCAACAAGGTGTTTGGAGATATTGCTGAGAAAATTGTTAGAAAATGTGACGGTTTGCCTCTTGTTCTAAAGACTTTAGGTAGTCTCCTAATGCCTAAGCAAACAATTAGAGAATGGGAAGAAGTTCTCAACAGTGAGCTATGGAATGTAGATAgggttaaagatgaaatttttgGACCACTATTACTTAGTTATTATGATTTGGCTCCAGAGATTAGGAGTTGTCTTCTGTATTGTGCTACTTATCCCAAAAATCATGAGTTCAACAAAGAAATTCTTATCGAGCAGTGGATGTCACAAGGCTATCTAAATGTTGGAGGAAACAAGGAAGAGTCAACACAAGGTAGAGAAGTTTTTACCAAGTTAGTAATGCGAAGTTTCTTTCAAGATTTCATGCAAGATGCACTTACCAAGGAAATTATAGGCTGCAAAATGCATGATACTGTGCATGATTTTGTACAATATCTTACCCAGAATGAGTGTCTTACTATGAAGGCTACGGGTACCCATGGAACAGAGACATCGAGTGCAAATGACAGGGTTCGTCATTTGACCTTAATGTCAGCACCCAAGGGTCCATTTCCATCTTTGATATCAAAATTAGCAAATAGCAAAATTTTGCATACCCTGACAACTTTTGGTTCAAGAATTACTGCCATAGATTCGAATTTGATTTCACAGTGGAAATGCCTGAGGACCTTGAATTTGAGTGGCAACAAGATCCGGCAGTTGCCAGAGGAGATTGGTGATTTGACACATTTGAGATATCTTGATTTGTCTTATTGTATTAATTTGAGTAGTTTACCCGATGGCGTGTGTAACTTGTACAATTTGCAAACTTTGAGGCTTTGTCGCTGCACCAGGCTTGAAGAGTTGCCGGACAATATGGGGAAGTTGATTAACTTGAAGCACCTTCATGTTTATCATTGGCTGAAGTACTTACCAAAAGGGATTAGGCGTATAAGGAATTTGCGAACACTAGACGGGGGCACTTCTGTTTATTGTAGTGAAGATGCCGAAGCATTGACATTGGGAGATCTGAGGATGATGAATCAGCTTCGCCGTCTTGACATCGTGATTTCAAGGGTTGGGGAAAATGCTGCAAGTGAGGCCGCGAAAGCAGAATTAAATCAAAAACTTGATCTTTCTTATTTAAAACTTTTTCTGCTTCTTGGCCGCGACAAGGACGTAAATGCTGGAGTAATGAATGCCTTGCGACCACATGAAAATTTGGACTCTCTGGTAATTGGGGGGTATCATGGCCCCACCTGGCCCAATTGGATGACGACGTCGTATTTAAAGAGATTGACAGTCTTTCATCTTTGTCCCAGCGACTCCTCTGTTTTGCCTCCTCTCGGGAAACTGCCGTCCCTTAAAGTAGTAAAGCTAATGGACATGTCTCGCCTGAAAGAGATCGGAGCTGAATTTTACGGAGTAGAAGAAGAAAcatcgtcatcatcatcatccttcccCAGTTTGGAAACTCTCTTTCTTGGCGGCTTGTTTAGTTTAGAAAAGTGGGAATTAGGTGGAAAGGCAGAAGAGGAGGGTTCTTCTAATTCCCAAATGAAATCAATTTCAATAATGCCACGCCTTTCTTCCTTACATATTTTGGAGTGTTCTAGACTGAAACAACTGCCAGACTTCCTCCTGCAAAATGCACCACTGCAGAATCTTCTCATCAAAAATTGTCAGAGCCTTCCTGCCAGCCTTCCTGACGAGTTCATCTCTCGCATCCCAAACGTCGCAATTACTGGATATGGAGTTGATCCCCTTTTCAAAGGAGGGACGAGTCTATATGAAGTCTCAATCAATTCGCTTCCACGTTCTGCCAATGAAGTCCAAAGGCCTTATGAG AACAGGATTATATACGACTTAGTCTGA
- the LOC112178214 gene encoding putative disease resistance protein RGA3 isoform X1: protein MAEALVNLLVEQLGSVVYHHTSEGATLVLNAKKDVDKFRSTLKLIQNVLQDAEKKQVSDPAVRDWLDELKDVSYKMDDVLDAWNTEIGKREAENQETQGSDAEVRFSFRSNCFCLARLNVLTRRYKIGRAMKDLNAELTQIYDDKNQFSFQSTMHAAAVNVEQPNPRSFTSSFVDISTIFGRQVQKDRLVTELLRRREGRPGLVIPIVGMGGLGKTTLAQLVFNDAQVQAHFDIKAWVCVSDPFDVIKIAKAIFRQLGGTRVTSEELQRQLGGTRVTSDELQTILDDIQNLVKKKEDEKEKKILLVLDDVWTEDDREWDSLKLQVLMQSCSEGSRILVTTRKQEVARMMRATRDMITLGKLSDLDSLDLFNSIAFLDREEDSNKVFGDIAEKIVRKCDGLPLVLKTLGSLLMPKQTIREWEEVLNSELWNVDRVKDEIFGPLLLSYYDLAPEIRSCLLYCATYPKNHEFNKEILIEQWMSQGYLNVGGNKEESTQGREVFTKLVMRSFFQDFMQDALTKEIIGCKMHDTVHDFVQYLTQNECLTMKATGTHGTETSSANDRVRHLTLMSAPKGPFPSLISKLANSKILHTLTTFGSRITAIDSNLISQWKCLRTLNLSGNKIRQLPEEIGDLTHLRYLDLSYCINLSSLPDGVCNLYNLQTLRLCRCTRLEELPDNMGKLINLKHLHVYHWLKYLPKGIRRIRNLRTLDGGTSVYCSEDAEALTLGDLRMMNQLRRLDIVISRVGENAASEAAKAELNQKLDLSYLKLFLLLGRDKDVNAGVMNALRPHENLDSLVIGGYHGPTWPNWMTTSYLKRLTVFHLCPSDSSVLPPLGKLPSLKVVKLMDMSRLKEIGAEFYGVEEETSSSSSSFPSLETLFLGGLFSLEKWELGGKAEEEGSSNSQMKSISIMPRLSSLHILECSRLKQLPDFLLQNAPLQNLLIKNCQSLPASLPDEFISRIPNVAITGYGVDPLFKGGTSLYEVSINSLPRSANEVQRPYELFPELRILVNLQNRIIYDLV, encoded by the exons ATGGCCGAGGCACTCGTCAACCTCCTTGTTGAACAATTGGGTTCAGTTGTTTACCACCACACAAGTGAAGGGGCGACACTGGTCTTGAATGCCAAGAAGGACGTTGACAAGTTCAGAAGCACCCTCAAACTTATCCAGAATGTGCTTCAAGATGCTGAGAAGAAGCAAGTGTCGGATCCCGCGGTGAGAGACTGGTTGGATGAGCTCAAAGACGTGTCGTACAAGATGGATGACGTGCTGGACGCTTGGAACACTGAAATTGGGAAACGAGAAGCTGAGAATCAAGAAACACAAGGTTCTGATGCGGAGGTACGTTTCTCATTTCGTTCCAATTGCTTTTGTCTTGCTCGATTGAATGTGCTAACTCGTCGTTATAAGATTGGTAGAGCAATGAAAGATCTGAATGCAGAGTTAACTCAGATTTACGACGACAAAAACCAGTTTAGCTTTCAATCCACCATGCATGCTGCTGCAGTTAATGTTGAACAACCTAATCCACGATCTTTCACTTCATCTTTCGTTGATATATCGACCATATTTGGGCGACAAGTTCAAAAAGACAGGCTGGTGACTGAGTTGTTAAGGCGAAGGGAAGGGAGGCCCGGCCTTGTCATCCCCATTGTAGGAATGGGAGGATTGGGGAAAACAACTTTGGCCCAATTAGTCTTTAACGATGCACAAGTTCAAGCCCATTTTGATATCAAAGCATGGGTTTGTGTCTCAGACCCTTTTGATGTCATCAAGATTGCAAAAGCAATCTTTAGGCAACTCGGTGGTACTCGAGTTACTTCAGAGGAGTTGCAAAGGCAACTCGGTGGTACTCGAGTTACTTCAGACGAGTTGCAAACTATATTAGATGATATTCAAAATCTTGTCAAGAAAAAAGAggatgaaaaggaaaagaagatccTTCTTGTCCTAGACGATGTGTGGACCGAAGACGACAGAGAGTGGGATAGTTTAAAATTACAAGTATTAATGCAAAGCTGTTCTGAAGGCAGTAGAATTCTGGTGACCACTCGAAAGCAGGAGGTTGCTCGAATGATGAGAGCAACTAGGGACATGATCACTTTGGGGAAGTTGAGTGATTTAGATTCTTTGGACCTATTCAATAGTATTGCATTTCTGGATAGGGAAGAAGATTCCAACAAGGTGTTTGGAGATATTGCTGAGAAAATTGTTAGAAAATGTGACGGTTTGCCTCTTGTTCTAAAGACTTTAGGTAGTCTCCTAATGCCTAAGCAAACAATTAGAGAATGGGAAGAAGTTCTCAACAGTGAGCTATGGAATGTAGATAgggttaaagatgaaatttttgGACCACTATTACTTAGTTATTATGATTTGGCTCCAGAGATTAGGAGTTGTCTTCTGTATTGTGCTACTTATCCCAAAAATCATGAGTTCAACAAAGAAATTCTTATCGAGCAGTGGATGTCACAAGGCTATCTAAATGTTGGAGGAAACAAGGAAGAGTCAACACAAGGTAGAGAAGTTTTTACCAAGTTAGTAATGCGAAGTTTCTTTCAAGATTTCATGCAAGATGCACTTACCAAGGAAATTATAGGCTGCAAAATGCATGATACTGTGCATGATTTTGTACAATATCTTACCCAGAATGAGTGTCTTACTATGAAGGCTACGGGTACCCATGGAACAGAGACATCGAGTGCAAATGACAGGGTTCGTCATTTGACCTTAATGTCAGCACCCAAGGGTCCATTTCCATCTTTGATATCAAAATTAGCAAATAGCAAAATTTTGCATACCCTGACAACTTTTGGTTCAAGAATTACTGCCATAGATTCGAATTTGATTTCACAGTGGAAATGCCTGAGGACCTTGAATTTGAGTGGCAACAAGATCCGGCAGTTGCCAGAGGAGATTGGTGATTTGACACATTTGAGATATCTTGATTTGTCTTATTGTATTAATTTGAGTAGTTTACCCGATGGCGTGTGTAACTTGTACAATTTGCAAACTTTGAGGCTTTGTCGCTGCACCAGGCTTGAAGAGTTGCCGGACAATATGGGGAAGTTGATTAACTTGAAGCACCTTCATGTTTATCATTGGCTGAAGTACTTACCAAAAGGGATTAGGCGTATAAGGAATTTGCGAACACTAGACGGGGGCACTTCTGTTTATTGTAGTGAAGATGCCGAAGCATTGACATTGGGAGATCTGAGGATGATGAATCAGCTTCGCCGTCTTGACATCGTGATTTCAAGGGTTGGGGAAAATGCTGCAAGTGAGGCCGCGAAAGCAGAATTAAATCAAAAACTTGATCTTTCTTATTTAAAACTTTTTCTGCTTCTTGGCCGCGACAAGGACGTAAATGCTGGAGTAATGAATGCCTTGCGACCACATGAAAATTTGGACTCTCTGGTAATTGGGGGGTATCATGGCCCCACCTGGCCCAATTGGATGACGACGTCGTATTTAAAGAGATTGACAGTCTTTCATCTTTGTCCCAGCGACTCCTCTGTTTTGCCTCCTCTCGGGAAACTGCCGTCCCTTAAAGTAGTAAAGCTAATGGACATGTCTCGCCTGAAAGAGATCGGAGCTGAATTTTACGGAGTAGAAGAAGAAAcatcgtcatcatcatcatccttcccCAGTTTGGAAACTCTCTTTCTTGGCGGCTTGTTTAGTTTAGAAAAGTGGGAATTAGGTGGAAAGGCAGAAGAGGAGGGTTCTTCTAATTCCCAAATGAAATCAATTTCAATAATGCCACGCCTTTCTTCCTTACATATTTTGGAGTGTTCTAGACTGAAACAACTGCCAGACTTCCTCCTGCAAAATGCACCACTGCAGAATCTTCTCATCAAAAATTGTCAGAGCCTTCCTGCCAGCCTTCCTGACGAGTTCATCTCTCGCATCCCAAACGTCGCAATTACTGGATATGGAGTTGATCCCCTTTTCAAAGGAGGGACGAGTCTATATGAAGTCTCAATCAATTCGCTTCCACGTTCTGCCAATGAAGTCCAAAGGCCTTATGAG CTGTTCCCAGAGCTCAGAATTCTTGTAAATCTCCAGAACAGGATTATATACGACTTAGTCTGA